The Citrifermentans bemidjiense Bem genome window below encodes:
- a CDS encoding CAP domain-containing protein, producing MKTLLRIWILLLLSATAAQASRGEMAREFLAETNVARTDPARYAGYLKEMRGNFIGKGYRLPGSMNLVMTNEGVAAVEEAIAFLSRQRPVSALSWSPGLAKAAGELVREQAASGTTGHDGASGDLKQRIERFGTWQGSIAENIGYGPDTARRMVMELIIDDGVSGRGHRKNIFERSFGTAGAACGSHPLYRNMCVMDFAVGYKNK from the coding sequence ATGAAAACTCTGCTGAGGATCTGGATCTTGTTGCTGTTGTCGGCGACGGCCGCGCAGGCCTCGCGCGGGGAGATGGCTCGCGAGTTCCTGGCCGAGACCAACGTCGCCCGCACCGACCCCGCCCGCTATGCCGGCTACCTCAAGGAGATGAGGGGGAACTTCATCGGGAAGGGGTACCGGCTCCCGGGTTCGATGAACCTGGTAATGACCAACGAAGGGGTGGCCGCCGTCGAAGAGGCGATAGCCTTTCTGTCCAGGCAGCGTCCCGTGTCCGCGCTTTCCTGGTCTCCCGGGCTGGCTAAGGCGGCCGGTGAACTGGTCCGGGAACAGGCGGCCTCCGGCACAACGGGGCATGACGGCGCAAGCGGCGACCTGAAACAGCGCATCGAGCGCTTCGGCACCTGGCAGGGGAGCATCGCCGAGAACATCGGCTACGGTCCCGATACGGCGCGCCGGATGGTGATGGAGCTGATCATAGACGACGGCGTATCCGGCCGCGGACACAGAAAGAACATCTTCGAGCGTTCCTTCGGCACGGCGGGCGCCGCCTGCGGATCGCATCCTTTGTACCGGAACATGTGCGTCATGGACTTCGCCGTCGGATACAAGAACAAGTAG
- a CDS encoding AAA family ATPase — protein sequence MYWESFGFKEAPFALTPNPSFLFLSSPHQEAFAHLLFAIESRAGFIELSGEVGTGKTTIVRTLLNQLDPETHRTALIFNPTLSPLGLLQEVNSEFGLDCVSHDMRELHTTLNAYLLEENRAGRTVVLVIDEAQNLSVEVLEQVRLISNLETDSDKLIQIVLVGQPELNALLSREELRQLDQRITVRYHLKPMSFDDTCAYVRHRIRFAADGREPLTFSQGAFKKIFSFSGGLPRLINGVCDRALLLAYTKECKEVSTEMAALAIADLRRSLPRRRRAVPMKALSAGVALCILAIAAFSIFSGSLLRQKPAALHPPPALSREAALAGLAASSEQQNLLASVNAVLAAWQAPAAVATTGQPATLRGLARQRGMTATKVTGNLDTLARLDAPALLHVAVPGGGERLIALLKVDRDEVGVAPAVAGKDRLTKAELAQIWSGGATLLWKDFHGISSRGKASEKAAGVKLLQGLLKQVGCYDGAVNGELSDKTQAAVAEFQRREQLTADGKLGGQTLMMLYRRAGGFFPPGLQTLTHNQGRI from the coding sequence ATGTACTGGGAATCTTTCGGCTTCAAAGAGGCGCCTTTCGCGCTTACCCCCAACCCCTCGTTCCTGTTCCTAAGTTCTCCGCACCAGGAGGCGTTCGCGCACCTGCTCTTCGCCATCGAGAGCCGGGCCGGTTTCATCGAGCTTTCGGGCGAGGTGGGTACCGGCAAGACGACCATCGTGCGCACGCTGTTGAACCAGCTCGACCCGGAGACCCACCGCACCGCGCTCATCTTCAACCCGACGCTTTCGCCACTGGGGCTTTTGCAGGAGGTCAACTCGGAGTTCGGGCTCGACTGCGTGAGCCACGACATGCGCGAGCTGCACACCACCCTGAACGCCTATCTGCTGGAGGAGAACCGCGCCGGCCGCACCGTGGTGCTGGTGATCGACGAGGCGCAGAACCTCTCGGTAGAGGTGCTGGAGCAGGTCCGGCTCATCTCCAACCTGGAGACGGACAGCGACAAACTGATCCAGATCGTGCTGGTGGGGCAGCCGGAATTGAACGCGCTCCTGTCGCGGGAGGAACTGAGGCAGCTGGACCAGCGCATCACGGTGCGCTACCACCTGAAGCCCATGTCTTTCGACGATACCTGCGCCTATGTCCGGCACCGGATCCGGTTCGCCGCCGACGGGCGGGAACCGCTTACCTTCTCGCAGGGCGCATTCAAGAAGATCTTCAGCTTCTCCGGCGGTTTGCCGCGCCTCATCAACGGGGTCTGCGACCGTGCCCTGCTGCTCGCCTACACCAAGGAGTGCAAGGAGGTTTCAACCGAAATGGCGGCTCTTGCCATAGCCGATCTGCGCAGGTCGCTGCCCCGCAGGCGGCGTGCCGTACCGATGAAGGCCCTGTCTGCCGGGGTGGCGCTCTGCATCCTGGCGATTGCCGCCTTCTCGATATTCTCCGGGTCGCTGCTACGCCAGAAACCTGCCGCCTTGCACCCCCCTCCCGCACTGTCGCGCGAAGCGGCGCTCGCAGGGCTTGCTGCCTCCTCCGAACAGCAGAACCTGCTCGCCTCTGTCAACGCGGTGCTGGCGGCGTGGCAGGCCCCGGCGGCTGTTGCCACCACGGGGCAGCCGGCGACGCTGCGCGGGCTTGCCCGCCAGCGCGGGATGACGGCGACGAAAGTGACCGGGAACCTCGACACGCTGGCGCGCCTGGACGCCCCGGCGCTGCTCCATGTAGCCGTTCCGGGGGGAGGCGAGAGGCTCATAGCCCTCTTGAAGGTCGACCGTGACGAGGTCGGCGTGGCGCCGGCCGTGGCGGGAAAAGATAGGCTCACCAAAGCGGAGCTCGCGCAGATCTGGAGCGGCGGCGCCACCTTGCTCTGGAAGGATTTCCATGGCATCTCCTCGCGCGGCAAAGCTAGTGAGAAGGCGGCCGGGGTGAAACTGCTGCAGGGGCTCTTGAAACAAGTCGGCTGCTACGACGGCGCCGTTAACGGAGAACTCAGCGACAAGACCCAGGCGGCTGTCGCCGAATTCCAGCGCCGGGAGCAGTTGACCGCGGACGGGAAGCTGGGGGGGCAGACCCTGATGATGCTGTATCGGCGCGCCGGAGGTTTTTTCCCGCCGGGGCTGCAAACCTTGACCCACAACCAGGGGCGAATCTAG
- a CDS encoding general secretion pathway protein GspB, giving the protein MSLILDALRKMEQERRSRRGAANDLRPEVLRYHQTSQPKEPARYPVLLVGAALLCLGIGAGVFLKGNRNETSKEEPVAAAVAPAPQPVAAVLPAAPLPAAPAVAPAAPIAVPAPQPAAAVPALPPSVQGEAATMPARSKPSRASSYRPAAAEGAGGSPRETAAVQSGAPDIVISGIAYQDERRMRRAVLNGVLVGEGAEIAGARVVEIKETKVRLSRGGQTFELPFSSGH; this is encoded by the coding sequence ATGAGTCTGATCCTCGATGCCTTAAGAAAAATGGAACAGGAGCGCAGGAGCCGGCGCGGCGCCGCGAACGACCTGCGCCCGGAGGTGCTCCGCTACCACCAGACCAGCCAGCCCAAGGAACCGGCCCGCTATCCCGTCCTGCTCGTCGGCGCGGCGCTTCTTTGCCTCGGCATCGGCGCGGGGGTGTTCCTAAAGGGGAACCGGAACGAGACGTCAAAGGAGGAACCGGTCGCAGCAGCGGTCGCTCCGGCTCCACAGCCGGTCGCAGCCGTTCTTCCCGCCGCCCCTTTGCCTGCTGCACCCGCCGTTGCGCCGGCCGCTCCCATAGCCGTGCCGGCACCGCAGCCGGCCGCCGCGGTCCCGGCTCTCCCCCCCTCTGTGCAGGGGGAGGCCGCAACCATGCCGGCCAGATCGAAGCCGTCACGGGCCTCTTCATATCGCCCCGCCGCGGCAGAGGGGGCGGGTGGATCCCCGCGGGAAACCGCCGCGGTACAGTCGGGTGCGCCGGACATCGTCATCTCGGGGATCGCTTACCAGGACGAAAGGCGCATGCGCCGCGCGGTGTTAAACGGCGTCCTGGTGGGGGAGGGGGCCGAAATCGCCGGCGCCCGGGTAGTCGAGATCAAGGAGACCAAGGTAAGGCTGTCGCGCGGCGGCCAGACCTTCGAGCTTCCTTTCTCCTCGGGGCATTAA
- a CDS encoding IS481-like element ISGebe1 family transposase produces MPWRPVDTMTLRFEFVHLALQEGSNIAFLCKRFNISRPTGYKWISRFLETGVEGLIDLSRKPLTCPHKTVTATEDAILKLREEHQAWGARKLRKRLEKLGHQGVPVPSTITAILRRNGCIDPAESDKHTAFQRFEHPYPNDLWQMDFKGSIPMKHHGRCHPLTVLDDHSRFSVVLVACANERTETVKAALIEAFRQYGLPYRMTMDNGSPWGNDQYNDLTPLTVWLIRNEIRVSHSRPYHPQTQGKDERFHRTLVAEAIAGRVFEDLADCQLRFDTFRHCYNLERPHESLGMETPMTRYKPSRRTYSEILPEIQYAPDDEIRKVQAEGKVSFKGRCVRLAKALRGQPVAFRPTIRDGEYGVYFCSQKIAEVDLKEQKV; encoded by the coding sequence ATGCCTTGGCGACCGGTGGATACTATGACCCTGAGATTCGAGTTCGTTCATTTGGCGTTGCAGGAAGGCAGCAACATAGCCTTCCTTTGCAAACGCTTTAACATCAGCCGTCCGACCGGCTACAAATGGATTAGCAGGTTCCTTGAAACCGGCGTCGAAGGCCTAATTGACTTATCTCGCAAGCCACTGACCTGTCCACATAAGACGGTCACTGCGACCGAAGATGCTATTCTCAAGCTTCGCGAAGAACATCAGGCTTGGGGAGCACGTAAGCTACGTAAGCGTCTTGAAAAACTTGGGCATCAGGGGGTGCCTGTACCTTCGACCATAACAGCAATCTTGCGCCGCAACGGCTGCATTGATCCAGCTGAGTCAGATAAACATACTGCTTTCCAACGGTTCGAGCACCCATACCCAAACGACCTATGGCAGATGGATTTCAAGGGCAGTATTCCGATGAAGCATCATGGTCGCTGTCATCCGTTGACTGTTCTGGATGACCATTCCCGGTTTAGTGTGGTGCTTGTAGCCTGTGCCAATGAGCGAACAGAAACGGTTAAAGCTGCTTTGATTGAGGCATTCAGGCAATATGGATTGCCATATCGAATGACCATGGACAATGGCAGCCCATGGGGTAACGATCAATACAACGACCTTACGCCATTAACGGTCTGGCTTATCAGAAACGAGATACGGGTCAGCCACTCTCGCCCCTATCATCCTCAAACACAGGGTAAGGACGAGCGGTTTCACAGAACTCTGGTTGCAGAAGCAATCGCTGGAAGAGTCTTCGAAGACCTAGCTGACTGCCAGCTTAGATTCGACACCTTCAGGCATTGCTACAACTTGGAGCGCCCACACGAATCACTAGGTATGGAAACTCCGATGACGCGTTATAAGCCTAGCCGGCGGACTTACTCAGAAATACTGCCCGAGATTCAGTACGCCCCAGACGACGAGATCCGAAAGGTCCAGGCCGAGGGTAAGGTGTCATTCAAAGGCCGATGTGTGCGCCTCGCGAAGGCGCTCAGGGGGCAGCCGGTGGCATTTCGGCCAACCATACGCGATGGCGAATATGGCGTTTATTTCTGCAGCCAGAAAATCGCAGAAGTCGATCTCAAAGAACAAAAAGTGTAA
- the recD2 gene encoding SF1B family DNA helicase RecD2 codes for MKETPPTENVDRLSGSLERVTFHSEETGFCVLRVKVAGQRDLVTVTGAAASVTPGEYLECTGSWHNDRTHGMQFKAGHIKVVPPTTLEGIEKYLGSGMVHGIGAHFAKVLVKSFGAAVFDVIENHPERLLELPGIGRKRMESVAGAWVEQKAIRDIMVFLQSNGLGTARAVRIYKSYGNEAIFKVTENPYRLALEIHGIGFKTADLLAAKLGIAPDSMIRAQAGVRHVLQEMSAGGHCASLRAELAESAATLLEIPQPVIESAIEAELAEENLVADQISGSPCVFLAPLYKAEVGVASGICRLRAGTPPWGGIVAEEAIPWVESQKGITLSASQRDAIRLALKSKVVVVTGGPGVGKTTLVNSILGVIGRRPLRVTLCAPTGRAAKRLAESTGMEAKTIHRLLEFDPQTFGFKRCKENPLHTDLLVMDEASMVDVVLMNKLLPAIPDHAGLIIVGDVDQLPSVGPGCVLSDIIESGAVPTVRLTEIFRQAAGSRIIVNAHRINRGELPLKDEGKELADFYFIPAATPEDIHDKLLQVVRERIPKRFGFDPVREVQVLTPMNRGGLGTRSLNAELQGVLNGRAEPKVERFGTSYAPGDKVIQTVNNYEKEVFNGDIGRIVEIRSEESALIVDFDDRLVEYAFAELDEVSLAYATSIHKSQGSEYTAVVIPLAMQHYTMLERNLLYTAVTRGKKLVVVIGEQKALAMAVQNQKSHRRLTKLAGRIGQKGDGIT; via the coding sequence ATGAAAGAGACACCCCCAACAGAAAACGTCGACAGGCTCTCCGGATCGCTGGAGCGCGTCACCTTTCACAGCGAGGAGACCGGGTTTTGCGTGCTGCGGGTGAAGGTTGCCGGGCAGCGCGACCTGGTGACGGTGACGGGCGCCGCGGCCTCGGTTACGCCGGGGGAGTACCTTGAGTGCACCGGCTCCTGGCACAACGACCGGACCCACGGCATGCAGTTCAAGGCCGGGCACATCAAGGTGGTTCCCCCCACCACGCTGGAAGGGATCGAGAAGTACCTGGGTAGCGGCATGGTGCACGGCATCGGGGCCCACTTCGCCAAGGTGCTGGTGAAATCGTTCGGCGCGGCGGTCTTCGACGTCATAGAGAACCACCCGGAGAGGCTCCTGGAACTCCCGGGGATCGGCCGCAAGCGGATGGAATCGGTCGCCGGCGCCTGGGTGGAGCAGAAGGCGATCCGGGACATCATGGTGTTCCTGCAGTCCAATGGCCTTGGAACCGCCCGCGCCGTGAGGATCTACAAGAGCTACGGCAACGAAGCGATCTTCAAGGTGACCGAAAACCCGTACCGGCTGGCCCTGGAGATCCATGGCATAGGTTTCAAGACTGCCGACCTCCTGGCTGCCAAGCTGGGGATAGCGCCCGATTCCATGATCCGGGCCCAGGCGGGGGTGCGGCACGTGCTGCAGGAGATGTCGGCCGGCGGGCACTGCGCCAGCCTGCGGGCGGAACTGGCCGAGAGCGCAGCTACTCTGCTGGAGATCCCTCAACCGGTAATCGAATCCGCCATCGAGGCGGAACTCGCCGAGGAGAACCTGGTCGCCGACCAGATCTCCGGCTCCCCCTGCGTCTTCCTGGCGCCGCTCTACAAGGCGGAGGTAGGCGTAGCCTCCGGCATTTGCCGGCTTCGCGCCGGCACGCCCCCTTGGGGCGGCATCGTCGCCGAAGAGGCGATCCCGTGGGTGGAGAGCCAAAAAGGAATCACCCTTTCCGCCTCGCAGCGCGATGCGATTCGGCTCGCGCTTAAGAGCAAGGTGGTCGTGGTGACCGGCGGACCGGGGGTGGGTAAGACCACGCTGGTCAACAGCATCCTGGGTGTCATCGGCAGAAGGCCGCTCCGGGTCACCCTCTGCGCGCCGACGGGGAGGGCAGCCAAGCGCCTCGCCGAATCGACCGGGATGGAGGCGAAGACCATCCATCGGCTCTTGGAGTTCGACCCGCAGACCTTCGGCTTCAAGCGCTGCAAGGAGAACCCGCTTCACACCGACCTCCTGGTCATGGACGAGGCGTCCATGGTCGACGTCGTGTTGATGAACAAGCTCCTTCCCGCCATTCCCGACCATGCCGGCCTCATCATCGTGGGGGACGTGGACCAGCTCCCCTCGGTGGGGCCAGGCTGCGTCCTCTCCGACATCATCGAGTCCGGCGCGGTTCCGACGGTACGGCTCACCGAGATCTTCCGGCAGGCCGCAGGCTCCAGGATCATCGTCAACGCCCACCGCATCAACCGGGGTGAGCTGCCGCTGAAGGACGAGGGGAAGGAGCTCGCCGACTTCTACTTCATCCCGGCGGCGACGCCCGAGGATATCCACGACAAGCTCCTGCAGGTGGTCAGGGAGCGGATACCCAAGCGCTTCGGCTTCGATCCGGTGCGCGAGGTCCAGGTGCTTACGCCGATGAACCGCGGGGGGCTCGGGACCAGGTCCCTCAACGCCGAGTTGCAGGGGGTGCTGAACGGCAGGGCCGAGCCGAAGGTGGAGCGCTTCGGCACCAGCTACGCCCCCGGGGACAAGGTGATCCAGACGGTGAACAACTACGAGAAGGAGGTCTTCAACGGGGACATCGGACGCATAGTCGAGATCCGCTCCGAAGAAAGCGCCCTCATCGTGGACTTCGATGACCGGCTGGTGGAATATGCATTCGCCGAACTGGACGAGGTGAGCCTTGCCTACGCCACCAGCATCCACAAGAGCCAGGGGTCCGAGTACACGGCCGTGGTGATCCCGCTTGCCATGCAGCACTACACCATGCTGGAGCGAAACCTCCTGTACACCGCCGTCACCCGCGGCAAGAAGCTCGTGGTGGTGATCGGCGAGCAGAAGGCGCTCGCCATGGCGGTGCAAAACCAGAAGTCCCACCGCCGCCTGACCAAGCTGGCGGGGAGGATCGGACAGAAAGGAGACGGGATAACATGA
- a CDS encoding aspartate/glutamate racemase family protein, producing the protein MKTIGMIGGLGPEATLDYYKRIIEASRGAGTLDTPEIIIYSVSLQEVLDLAARREWSNLIYLLTAKVKALQKAGADFAFISANTPHVVFDEVQAKSPIPLISIVTATLEKAKELGVKRVGLLGTKFTMEENFFAAPFSAAGISVVIPQPADQQYIQEKLMTEIELGVFKDETRDGLLAVIGRMKEQEHIDAVILGCTELPLILLKDEFGIPFLNTTAIHVESVVEYARKEQRW; encoded by the coding sequence ATGAAAACCATTGGCATGATTGGCGGCCTGGGCCCGGAAGCTACGCTTGATTACTACAAGCGCATCATCGAAGCCTCAAGGGGAGCCGGAACCCTCGATACCCCGGAGATCATCATCTACAGCGTAAGCCTCCAGGAGGTGCTGGACCTGGCGGCCCGGCGCGAGTGGAGTAACCTCATCTACCTCCTGACGGCGAAGGTTAAGGCTCTGCAGAAAGCCGGGGCCGATTTCGCCTTCATCTCCGCCAACACCCCGCACGTCGTCTTCGACGAAGTCCAGGCGAAATCCCCCATCCCGCTTATCAGCATCGTCACCGCGACCCTGGAAAAGGCGAAGGAGCTGGGGGTGAAGCGGGTAGGCCTCTTGGGAACGAAGTTCACCATGGAGGAGAACTTTTTCGCGGCGCCGTTCTCGGCCGCCGGCATCTCCGTGGTGATCCCGCAGCCAGCCGACCAGCAGTACATCCAGGAGAAGCTGATGACCGAGATCGAACTGGGGGTCTTCAAGGACGAGACCCGAGACGGCCTCCTGGCGGTGATCGGGCGCATGAAGGAGCAGGAGCATATAGATGCCGTCATCCTCGGCTGCACGGAGTTGCCGCTGATACTGCTGAAGGACGAATTCGGGATACCTTTTTTGAACACGACGGCGATTCACGTGGAAAGCGTGGTGGAGTACGCGAGGAAGGAGCAGAGATGGTAG
- a CDS encoding formylmethanofuran dehydrogenase subunit E family protein has translation MVVAGNFRKGIVVILTMLLPSGAAALERIAPAGSGNGAIFETLERFHGHACAGSLIGARLGLAAKTALKAAGGEGKLKAKYFANNCSIDGVQIAAGTTAGNKAIEVVDANENRLLLSAEKNGRQVEAHLSRVAEEKAKKFRELRGKGNALPVGSPERLQVERAVEDILCWFRNAPDVAVVQVRVVK, from the coding sequence ATGGTAGTAGCAGGTAATTTCAGGAAGGGAATCGTGGTTATCTTGACGATGCTGCTTCCCTCTGGGGCCGCCGCGCTGGAGCGGATTGCCCCGGCAGGTAGCGGCAACGGCGCCATCTTCGAGACGCTGGAAAGGTTCCACGGCCATGCCTGCGCCGGTTCCCTCATCGGGGCGAGGCTCGGCTTGGCGGCGAAGACCGCCCTTAAAGCCGCCGGAGGCGAAGGGAAGCTGAAGGCCAAGTACTTCGCCAATAACTGCTCCATCGACGGCGTACAGATCGCTGCGGGGACGACTGCCGGCAACAAAGCCATCGAGGTCGTCGACGCCAACGAGAACCGCCTGCTCCTCTCCGCGGAGAAGAACGGGCGGCAGGTCGAGGCTCATCTGTCCAGGGTCGCGGAAGAGAAGGCAAAGAAGTTCCGGGAATTAAGGGGGAAGGGAAATGCGCTCCCGGTGGGGTCCCCTGAGCGGCTGCAGGTGGAAAGGGCGGTGGAGGACATCCTGTGCTGGTTCCGGAACGCGCCGGATGTCGCGGTGGTTCAGGTAAGGGTGGTCAAGTAG
- a CDS encoding MFS transporter: MGISKMKTLLRALRSRNYRLFVAGQSVSLVGTWMQQVAMSWLVYRLTGSAFLLGVVGFTSQIPTFLFSPVAGVLADRWNRRRILMLTQGLAMVQAAVLAAAVLLGVVQVWHIVALSLVLGMVNAFDIPVRQSFVVEMVAHRDDLGNAIALNSSMVNGARLIGPTVAGLLVASVGEGICFLLNSASYLAVLLALAAMRIEPRAGSAKPRRHVLHELKEGFVYSFGFAPIRSILLLIALMSLTGMPYTVLVPVFAKDILHGGAHTFGFLMTAAGCGALAGTVYLASRGSVLGLGRLIVASAALFAVGVAGFALSETLWLSLASLVVAGYGAMTLVASCNTILQTILEEDKRGRVMSFFTVAFMGMAPFGSLGAGAMTRMIGPRDTLLLGAICCLIGAVVFARNLPRIRQLVRPIYVQMGIIKEVAEGMETAAEQPPMPNKER, translated from the coding sequence ATGGGCATCTCCAAAATGAAAACCCTGCTGCGGGCGCTCCGCTCCAGGAACTACCGGCTCTTCGTGGCGGGCCAAAGCGTGTCGCTGGTCGGGACCTGGATGCAGCAGGTCGCCATGAGCTGGCTTGTGTACCGCCTCACCGGCTCCGCTTTCCTTTTGGGGGTGGTCGGCTTTACCAGCCAGATACCGACCTTCCTGTTCTCGCCGGTGGCGGGGGTGCTCGCGGACCGCTGGAACCGCAGGCGGATCCTGATGCTCACCCAGGGCCTCGCCATGGTGCAGGCGGCGGTGCTGGCCGCGGCCGTGCTGCTGGGGGTGGTCCAGGTCTGGCACATCGTGGCCTTGAGCCTCGTGCTCGGCATGGTGAACGCCTTCGACATCCCGGTCCGGCAATCCTTCGTGGTGGAGATGGTGGCGCACCGCGACGACCTGGGGAACGCCATCGCCCTCAACTCCTCCATGGTGAACGGTGCGAGGCTGATCGGGCCGACGGTAGCCGGTCTCCTTGTCGCCTCGGTGGGGGAGGGGATCTGCTTCCTCTTGAACAGCGCGAGCTACCTGGCAGTCTTGCTGGCCCTCGCGGCCATGCGCATCGAGCCCCGCGCCGGAAGCGCGAAGCCCAGGCGGCACGTCCTGCACGAACTGAAGGAAGGGTTCGTCTATTCCTTCGGCTTTGCGCCGATAAGAAGCATCCTGCTCCTGATCGCCCTGATGAGCCTGACAGGGATGCCGTACACGGTCCTGGTCCCGGTCTTCGCCAAAGACATCCTGCACGGCGGCGCCCACACCTTCGGTTTTCTGATGACCGCGGCCGGTTGCGGAGCCTTGGCCGGCACCGTCTACCTCGCCTCCCGCGGATCTGTGCTGGGACTGGGGAGGCTGATCGTGGCCTCGGCGGCGCTCTTCGCCGTGGGGGTAGCCGGGTTCGCGCTGTCGGAGACCCTGTGGCTGTCGCTAGCTTCCCTGGTGGTGGCCGGCTACGGGGCCATGACGCTCGTCGCCTCCTGCAACACCATCCTGCAGACCATCCTGGAGGAGGACAAGCGGGGGCGGGTGATGAGCTTTTTCACCGTCGCCTTCATGGGGATGGCGCCCTTCGGCAGCCTGGGCGCCGGCGCCATGACCAGGATGATCGGCCCCAGGGACACCCTGCTCCTGGGGGCCATCTGCTGCCTCATCGGGGCGGTGGTCTTCGCCAGGAACCTGCCGCGCATAAGGCAACTGGTGCGGCCGATCTATGTGCAGATGGGGATCATCAAGGAAGTTGCCGAAGGAATGGAAACCGCAGCGGAACAGCCGCCCATGCCGAATAAGGAGCGCTGA
- a CDS encoding LysE family translocator, whose protein sequence is MLDFLTAGLVLGLSAGFSPGPLLMLVISETLHHGTRSGVRVALSPVVTDLPIVLATLLLLVKVSGYHGVLGGVSLAGGLFVLATGWDSIRTRPVQLDLPKEQPKSLRKGVLTNFLSPHPYLFWITVGAPLLTKSLNVGWTAFFAFVLSFYLSLIGAKIILAVAVGRSKAFLSGRLYLYTMRFLGGLLVLFALLLFKEGLVLLGLI, encoded by the coding sequence ATGCTGGATTTTCTCACCGCGGGGCTCGTGCTAGGTCTTTCCGCCGGGTTCTCCCCCGGGCCGCTGCTCATGCTGGTCATCTCCGAAACGCTGCACCACGGGACCAGGTCCGGGGTGCGGGTCGCCCTGTCGCCCGTCGTCACCGACCTTCCCATCGTCCTCGCCACGCTGCTCCTTTTGGTCAAGGTCTCCGGCTACCACGGCGTACTCGGGGGCGTATCCCTGGCGGGAGGGCTCTTCGTCCTAGCCACCGGATGGGATTCCATCCGTACCCGCCCCGTGCAGCTGGATCTCCCCAAAGAACAGCCCAAGTCGCTAAGAAAAGGGGTGCTGACCAATTTCCTCAGTCCGCACCCCTATCTGTTCTGGATCACCGTCGGCGCGCCGCTTCTGACCAAATCGCTCAACGTCGGCTGGACCGCGTTTTTCGCCTTCGTGCTGAGCTTCTACCTGTCGCTTATCGGGGCCAAGATCATCCTCGCCGTGGCGGTGGGAAGGTCGAAGGCATTTCTATCCGGCAGGCTCTACCTTTACACCATGCGTTTTCTCGGGGGGCTCCTCGTCCTCTTCGCGCTGCTCCTTTTCAAGGAGGGGCTGGTGCTTCTAGGGCTCATCTAG